One Xiphias gladius isolate SHS-SW01 ecotype Sanya breed wild chromosome 13, ASM1685928v1, whole genome shotgun sequence genomic window carries:
- the ccdc14 gene encoding coiled-coil domain-containing protein 14 isoform X1 encodes MRGAAKRKVVTSGRLTGGVKEQPPRRQVTPNPGPPAHPEPAYSLYSTDSEDQVATLHEGLDRCAALLGGILRADKAASPRLLKAVTGGAAKSRPPPSLGKKTIKKPPRKTAPVQRNSQSGQRGAGCTTPRATHQFTAPAAHAGVTLHPPQRHPAAPLRAHLPPPLTSILPSEPQSSPRPPLRQTDGLSASEGPHTHCKAARDREGEEEDFVPVRDIDTQSTAADTHTAVTRIYTCTADMSNMHLEPGQVAEIPQGTHSGENCSAETEVKAKTVQYLLGELKALIAGQGSVAERLLSHLEQTVSSPLMNVGISNIQTERVPDLSPLHNQNIELRRHVRILKQQLKEKEEAEEQQNMETLHNSEVMTLQEELTAAQSRLQELQDDLAELRKALEDTRSRLRGREAENAVVETDLEAARSKLVDMEREKSELASLAQQRLEEIGNLKRILQDRDSSDSADAADGSVPGALRPAEPPTERITQYLMSLGQRDPPRAEHECVAAEREGSPLENQTSVHLRDTPSHADVGSQQGDAPAETPAPHHNSHSQQARCSGGVQSCGPRPLNSTLSQCDAESVWSDWSMRSGSTFDTRDEAAFRDGLAALDASIASLQKTIQLDLRGMNVQLPVSSSTRSQRCSTGFRSGDWGGH; translated from the exons ATGAGAGGAGCAGCGAAACGCAAG GTGGTGACTTCCGGGAGGCTGACCGGAGGAGTCAAAGAGCAGCCGCCCAGGAGACA AGTGACTCCGAATCCAGGGCCACCAGCCCACCCCGAGCCGGCCTACTCTCTGTACTCCACAGACTCAGAGGACCAG GTCGCCACTCTCCACGAGGGCCTGGACCGCTGTGCTGCCTTGCTCGGTGGCATCCTTCGGGCTGACAAGGCAG cctCGCCACGCCTCCTTAAAGCAGTGACAGGTGGAGCGGCCAAATCGAGACCACCCCCCTCGCTGGGGAAGAAGACCATCAAGAAACCACCGAGAAAGACAG CTCCAGTCCAGAGGAATTCTCAGTCAGGCCAGCGTGGAGCAGGATGCACGACTCCGAGAGCGACACACCAGTTCACCGCTCCAGCTGCACACGCAGGGGTGACGCTGCATCCGCCTCAGAGGCATCCTGCCGCCCCGCTGCGGGCTCATTTGCCCCCGCCCCTGACCTCCATCCTCCCTTCTGAACCCCAGTCATCTCCTCGGCCGCCTCTCCGTCAGACCGACGGCCTGTCTGCCTCTGAAGGGCCACACACTCACTGCAAAGCAGCGCgggacagagagggggaggaggaggactttgTGCCCGTGAGAGACATCGATACCCAAAGCACTgccgcagacacacacacggctgTCACACGCATATACACCTGTACCGCCGACATGTCAAACATGCATCTGGAGCCGGGGCAGGTCGCTGAAATCCCTCAGGGGACACACAGCGGGGAAAACTGCAGCGCAGAGACAGAAGTGAAAGCGAAGACAGTCCAGTATCTGCTGGGAGAACTCAAGGCTCTGATTGCTGGACAAG gcagtGTAGCAGAGAGACTGCTCAGTCATCTGGAGCAGACAGTGTCCTCACCACTGATGAATGTCGGCATTTCAAACATCCAGACTGAGCGTGTTCCAGACCTGTCACCACTACACAACCAGAACATTGAGCTCCGCAG gcacGTGAGGATTCTGAAACAGCAgttaaaggagaaagaggaagcagaggaacaACAGAACATGGAGACACTCCATAACTCAGAAG TGATGACTCTGCAGGAGGAGCTCACCGCCGCTCAGTCCCGACTGCAGGAGCTCCAGGATGACCTCGCAGAGCTACGGAAAGCCCTTGAGGACACGCGGAGCCggctgagaggcagagaggcagagaatgCCGTTGTCGAGACAG actTGGAAGCAGCCAGGAGCAAGTTGGTGGACATGGAGCGAGAGAAGAGTGAGTTGGCCTCCCTCGCCCAGCAAAGACTGGAAGAGATAGGAAACCTTAAGAG GATCCTTCAGGACCGGGATTCCTCAGATTCTGCCGACGCTGCTGACGGCTCGGTGCCGGGCGCCCTGCGTCCAGCAGAGCCGCCCACTGAGCGCATCACTCAGTACCTGATGTCTCTCGGCCAGCGGGACCCCCCACGCGCTGAGCATGAGTGCGTGGCtgcagagagggaaggaagcCCGCTAGAGAACCAGACCTCAGTCCACCTGAGGGACACGCCGTCACATGCTGATGTCGGATCTCAGCAAGGCGACGCGCCCGCAGAGACTCCAGCCCCTCACCACAACTCTCATTCCCAGCAGGCACGCTGTTCAGGCGGAGTCCAGTCGTGCGGGCCGCGGCCGCTGAACTCCACGCTGTCCCAGTGTGACGCGGAGTCTGTGTGGTCTGATTGGAGCATGAGGTCAGGGTCGACCTTTGACACCAGAGACGAGGCAGCGTTCAGAGACGGCCTGGCAGCACTGGACGCCAGCATAGCCAGTCTGCAGAAGACTATTCAGCTGGATTTGAGGGG catgaatgtgcagctgccAGTCTCCTCTTCTACCAgatcccaaaggtgttctactgggttcagatctggtgactggggaggccactga
- the ccdc14 gene encoding coiled-coil domain-containing protein 14 isoform X5 gives MRGAAKRKVVTSGRLTGGVKEQPPRRQVTPNPGPPAHPEPAYSLYSTDSEDQVATLHEGLDRCAALLGGILRADKAASPRLLKAVTGGAAKSRPPPSLGKKTIKKPPRKTAPVQRNSQSGQRGAGCTTPRATHQFTAPAAHAGVTLHPPQRHPAAPLRAHLPPPLTSILPSEPQSSPRPPLRQTDGLSASEGPHTHCKAARDREGEEEDFVPVRDIDTQSTAADTHTAVTRIYTCTADMSNMHLEPGQVAEIPQGTHSGENCSAETEVKAKTVQYLLGELKALIAGQGSVAERLLSHLEQTVSSPLMNVGISNIQTERVPDLSPLHNQNIELRRHVRILKQQLKEKEEAEEQQNMETLHNSEDLEAARSKLVDMEREKSELASLAQQRLEEIGNLKRILQDRDSSDSADAADGSVPGALRPAEPPTERITQYLMSLGQRDPPRAEHECVAAEREGSPLENQTSVHLRDTPSHADVGSQQGDAPAETPAPHHNSHSQQARCSGGVQSCGPRPLNSTLSQCDAESVWSDWSMRSGSTFDTRDEAAFRDGLAALDASIASLQKTIQLDLRGMNVQLPVSSSTRSQRCSTGFRSGDWGGH, from the exons ATGAGAGGAGCAGCGAAACGCAAG GTGGTGACTTCCGGGAGGCTGACCGGAGGAGTCAAAGAGCAGCCGCCCAGGAGACA AGTGACTCCGAATCCAGGGCCACCAGCCCACCCCGAGCCGGCCTACTCTCTGTACTCCACAGACTCAGAGGACCAG GTCGCCACTCTCCACGAGGGCCTGGACCGCTGTGCTGCCTTGCTCGGTGGCATCCTTCGGGCTGACAAGGCAG cctCGCCACGCCTCCTTAAAGCAGTGACAGGTGGAGCGGCCAAATCGAGACCACCCCCCTCGCTGGGGAAGAAGACCATCAAGAAACCACCGAGAAAGACAG CTCCAGTCCAGAGGAATTCTCAGTCAGGCCAGCGTGGAGCAGGATGCACGACTCCGAGAGCGACACACCAGTTCACCGCTCCAGCTGCACACGCAGGGGTGACGCTGCATCCGCCTCAGAGGCATCCTGCCGCCCCGCTGCGGGCTCATTTGCCCCCGCCCCTGACCTCCATCCTCCCTTCTGAACCCCAGTCATCTCCTCGGCCGCCTCTCCGTCAGACCGACGGCCTGTCTGCCTCTGAAGGGCCACACACTCACTGCAAAGCAGCGCgggacagagagggggaggaggaggactttgTGCCCGTGAGAGACATCGATACCCAAAGCACTgccgcagacacacacacggctgTCACACGCATATACACCTGTACCGCCGACATGTCAAACATGCATCTGGAGCCGGGGCAGGTCGCTGAAATCCCTCAGGGGACACACAGCGGGGAAAACTGCAGCGCAGAGACAGAAGTGAAAGCGAAGACAGTCCAGTATCTGCTGGGAGAACTCAAGGCTCTGATTGCTGGACAAG gcagtGTAGCAGAGAGACTGCTCAGTCATCTGGAGCAGACAGTGTCCTCACCACTGATGAATGTCGGCATTTCAAACATCCAGACTGAGCGTGTTCCAGACCTGTCACCACTACACAACCAGAACATTGAGCTCCGCAG gcacGTGAGGATTCTGAAACAGCAgttaaaggagaaagaggaagcagaggaacaACAGAACATGGAGACACTCCATAACTCAGAAG actTGGAAGCAGCCAGGAGCAAGTTGGTGGACATGGAGCGAGAGAAGAGTGAGTTGGCCTCCCTCGCCCAGCAAAGACTGGAAGAGATAGGAAACCTTAAGAG GATCCTTCAGGACCGGGATTCCTCAGATTCTGCCGACGCTGCTGACGGCTCGGTGCCGGGCGCCCTGCGTCCAGCAGAGCCGCCCACTGAGCGCATCACTCAGTACCTGATGTCTCTCGGCCAGCGGGACCCCCCACGCGCTGAGCATGAGTGCGTGGCtgcagagagggaaggaagcCCGCTAGAGAACCAGACCTCAGTCCACCTGAGGGACACGCCGTCACATGCTGATGTCGGATCTCAGCAAGGCGACGCGCCCGCAGAGACTCCAGCCCCTCACCACAACTCTCATTCCCAGCAGGCACGCTGTTCAGGCGGAGTCCAGTCGTGCGGGCCGCGGCCGCTGAACTCCACGCTGTCCCAGTGTGACGCGGAGTCTGTGTGGTCTGATTGGAGCATGAGGTCAGGGTCGACCTTTGACACCAGAGACGAGGCAGCGTTCAGAGACGGCCTGGCAGCACTGGACGCCAGCATAGCCAGTCTGCAGAAGACTATTCAGCTGGATTTGAGGGG catgaatgtgcagctgccAGTCTCCTCTTCTACCAgatcccaaaggtgttctactgggttcagatctggtgactggggaggccactga
- the ccdc14 gene encoding coiled-coil domain-containing protein 14 isoform X4, which translates to MRGAAKRKVVTSGRLTGGVKEQPPRRQVTPNPGPPAHPEPAYSLYSTDSEDQVATLHEGLDRCAALLGGILRADKAASPRLLKAVTGGAAKSRPPPSLGKKTIKKPPRKTAPVQRNSQSGQRGAGCTTPRATHQFTAPAAHAGVTLHPPQRHPAAPLRAHLPPPLTSILPSEPQSSPRPPLRQTDGLSASEGPHTHCKAARDREGEEEDFVPVRDIDTQSTAADTHTAVTRIYTCTADMSNMHLEPGQVAEIPQGTHSGENCSAETEVKAKTVQYLLGELKALIAGQGSVAERLLSHLEQTVSSPLMNVGISNIQTERVPDLSPLHNQNIELRRHVRILKQQLKEKEEAEEQQNMETLHNSEVMTLQEELTAAQSRLQELQDDLAELRKALEDTRSRLRGREAENAVVETDLEAARSKLVDMEREKSELASLAQQRLEEIGNLKRILQDRDSSDSADAADGSVPGALRPAEPPTERITQYLMSLGQRDPPRAEHECVAAEREGSPLENQTSVHLRDTPSHADVGSQQGDAPAETPAPHHNSHSQQARCSGGVQSCGPRPLNSTLSQCDAESVWSDWSMRSGSTFDTRDEAAFRDGLAALDASIASLQKTIQLDLRG; encoded by the exons ATGAGAGGAGCAGCGAAACGCAAG GTGGTGACTTCCGGGAGGCTGACCGGAGGAGTCAAAGAGCAGCCGCCCAGGAGACA AGTGACTCCGAATCCAGGGCCACCAGCCCACCCCGAGCCGGCCTACTCTCTGTACTCCACAGACTCAGAGGACCAG GTCGCCACTCTCCACGAGGGCCTGGACCGCTGTGCTGCCTTGCTCGGTGGCATCCTTCGGGCTGACAAGGCAG cctCGCCACGCCTCCTTAAAGCAGTGACAGGTGGAGCGGCCAAATCGAGACCACCCCCCTCGCTGGGGAAGAAGACCATCAAGAAACCACCGAGAAAGACAG CTCCAGTCCAGAGGAATTCTCAGTCAGGCCAGCGTGGAGCAGGATGCACGACTCCGAGAGCGACACACCAGTTCACCGCTCCAGCTGCACACGCAGGGGTGACGCTGCATCCGCCTCAGAGGCATCCTGCCGCCCCGCTGCGGGCTCATTTGCCCCCGCCCCTGACCTCCATCCTCCCTTCTGAACCCCAGTCATCTCCTCGGCCGCCTCTCCGTCAGACCGACGGCCTGTCTGCCTCTGAAGGGCCACACACTCACTGCAAAGCAGCGCgggacagagagggggaggaggaggactttgTGCCCGTGAGAGACATCGATACCCAAAGCACTgccgcagacacacacacggctgTCACACGCATATACACCTGTACCGCCGACATGTCAAACATGCATCTGGAGCCGGGGCAGGTCGCTGAAATCCCTCAGGGGACACACAGCGGGGAAAACTGCAGCGCAGAGACAGAAGTGAAAGCGAAGACAGTCCAGTATCTGCTGGGAGAACTCAAGGCTCTGATTGCTGGACAAG gcagtGTAGCAGAGAGACTGCTCAGTCATCTGGAGCAGACAGTGTCCTCACCACTGATGAATGTCGGCATTTCAAACATCCAGACTGAGCGTGTTCCAGACCTGTCACCACTACACAACCAGAACATTGAGCTCCGCAG gcacGTGAGGATTCTGAAACAGCAgttaaaggagaaagaggaagcagaggaacaACAGAACATGGAGACACTCCATAACTCAGAAG TGATGACTCTGCAGGAGGAGCTCACCGCCGCTCAGTCCCGACTGCAGGAGCTCCAGGATGACCTCGCAGAGCTACGGAAAGCCCTTGAGGACACGCGGAGCCggctgagaggcagagaggcagagaatgCCGTTGTCGAGACAG actTGGAAGCAGCCAGGAGCAAGTTGGTGGACATGGAGCGAGAGAAGAGTGAGTTGGCCTCCCTCGCCCAGCAAAGACTGGAAGAGATAGGAAACCTTAAGAG GATCCTTCAGGACCGGGATTCCTCAGATTCTGCCGACGCTGCTGACGGCTCGGTGCCGGGCGCCCTGCGTCCAGCAGAGCCGCCCACTGAGCGCATCACTCAGTACCTGATGTCTCTCGGCCAGCGGGACCCCCCACGCGCTGAGCATGAGTGCGTGGCtgcagagagggaaggaagcCCGCTAGAGAACCAGACCTCAGTCCACCTGAGGGACACGCCGTCACATGCTGATGTCGGATCTCAGCAAGGCGACGCGCCCGCAGAGACTCCAGCCCCTCACCACAACTCTCATTCCCAGCAGGCACGCTGTTCAGGCGGAGTCCAGTCGTGCGGGCCGCGGCCGCTGAACTCCACGCTGTCCCAGTGTGACGCGGAGTCTGTGTGGTCTGATTGGAGCATGAGGTCAGGGTCGACCTTTGACACCAGAGACGAGGCAGCGTTCAGAGACGGCCTGGCAGCACTGGACGCCAGCATAGCCAGTCTGCAGAAGACTATTCAGCTGGATTTGAGGGG ATAG
- the ccdc14 gene encoding coiled-coil domain-containing protein 14 isoform X3, producing the protein MRGAAKRKVVTSGRLTGGVKEQPPRRQVTPNPGPPAHPEPAYSLYSTDSEDQVATLHEGLDRCAALLGGILRADKAASPRLLKAVTGGAAKSRPPPSLGKKTIKKPPRKTAPVQRNSQSGQRGAGCTTPRATHQFTAPAAHAGVTLHPPQRHPAAPLRAHLPPPLTSILPSEPQSSPRPPLRQTDGLSASEGPHTHCKAARDREGEEEDFVPVRDIDTQSTAADTHTAVTRIYTCTADMSNMHLEPGQVAEIPQGTHSGENCSAETEVKAKTVQYLLGELKALIAGQGSVAERLLSHLEQTVSSPLMNVGISNIQTERVPDLSPLHNQNIELRRHVRILKQQLKEKEEAEEQQNMETLHNSEVMTLQEELTAAQSRLQELQDDLAELRKALEDTRSRLRGREAENAVVETDLEAARSKLVDMEREKSELASLAQQRLEEIGNLKRILQDRDSSDSADAADGSVPGALRPAEPPTERITQYLMSLGQRDPPRAEHECVAAEREGSPLENQTSVHLRDTPSHADVGSQQGDAPAETPAPHHNSHSQQARCSGGVQSCGPRPLNSTLSQCDAESVWSDWSMRSGSTFDTRDEAAFRDGLAALDASIASLQKTIQLDLRG; encoded by the exons ATGAGAGGAGCAGCGAAACGCAAG GTGGTGACTTCCGGGAGGCTGACCGGAGGAGTCAAAGAGCAGCCGCCCAGGAGACA AGTGACTCCGAATCCAGGGCCACCAGCCCACCCCGAGCCGGCCTACTCTCTGTACTCCACAGACTCAGAGGACCAG GTCGCCACTCTCCACGAGGGCCTGGACCGCTGTGCTGCCTTGCTCGGTGGCATCCTTCGGGCTGACAAGGCAG cctCGCCACGCCTCCTTAAAGCAGTGACAGGTGGAGCGGCCAAATCGAGACCACCCCCCTCGCTGGGGAAGAAGACCATCAAGAAACCACCGAGAAAGACAG CTCCAGTCCAGAGGAATTCTCAGTCAGGCCAGCGTGGAGCAGGATGCACGACTCCGAGAGCGACACACCAGTTCACCGCTCCAGCTGCACACGCAGGGGTGACGCTGCATCCGCCTCAGAGGCATCCTGCCGCCCCGCTGCGGGCTCATTTGCCCCCGCCCCTGACCTCCATCCTCCCTTCTGAACCCCAGTCATCTCCTCGGCCGCCTCTCCGTCAGACCGACGGCCTGTCTGCCTCTGAAGGGCCACACACTCACTGCAAAGCAGCGCgggacagagagggggaggaggaggactttgTGCCCGTGAGAGACATCGATACCCAAAGCACTgccgcagacacacacacggctgTCACACGCATATACACCTGTACCGCCGACATGTCAAACATGCATCTGGAGCCGGGGCAGGTCGCTGAAATCCCTCAGGGGACACACAGCGGGGAAAACTGCAGCGCAGAGACAGAAGTGAAAGCGAAGACAGTCCAGTATCTGCTGGGAGAACTCAAGGCTCTGATTGCTGGACAAG gcagtGTAGCAGAGAGACTGCTCAGTCATCTGGAGCAGACAGTGTCCTCACCACTGATGAATGTCGGCATTTCAAACATCCAGACTGAGCGTGTTCCAGACCTGTCACCACTACACAACCAGAACATTGAGCTCCGCAG gcacGTGAGGATTCTGAAACAGCAgttaaaggagaaagaggaagcagaggaacaACAGAACATGGAGACACTCCATAACTCAGAAG TGATGACTCTGCAGGAGGAGCTCACCGCCGCTCAGTCCCGACTGCAGGAGCTCCAGGATGACCTCGCAGAGCTACGGAAAGCCCTTGAGGACACGCGGAGCCggctgagaggcagagaggcagagaatgCCGTTGTCGAGACAG actTGGAAGCAGCCAGGAGCAAGTTGGTGGACATGGAGCGAGAGAAGAGTGAGTTGGCCTCCCTCGCCCAGCAAAGACTGGAAGAGATAGGAAACCTTAAGAG GATCCTTCAGGACCGGGATTCCTCAGATTCTGCCGACGCTGCTGACGGCTCGGTGCCGGGCGCCCTGCGTCCAGCAGAGCCGCCCACTGAGCGCATCACTCAGTACCTGATGTCTCTCGGCCAGCGGGACCCCCCACGCGCTGAGCATGAGTGCGTGGCtgcagagagggaaggaagcCCGCTAGAGAACCAGACCTCAGTCCACCTGAGGGACACGCCGTCACATGCTGATGTCGGATCTCAGCAAGGCGACGCGCCCGCAGAGACTCCAGCCCCTCACCACAACTCTCATTCCCAGCAGGCACGCTGTTCAGGCGGAGTCCAGTCGTGCGGGCCGCGGCCGCTGAACTCCACGCTGTCCCAGTGTGACGCGGAGTCTGTGTGGTCTGATTGGAGCATGAGGTCAGGGTCGACCTTTGACACCAGAGACGAGGCAGCGTTCAGAGACGGCCTGGCAGCACTGGACGCCAGCATAGCCAGTCTGCAGAAGACTATTCAGCTGGATTTGAGGGGGTGA
- the ccdc14 gene encoding coiled-coil domain-containing protein 14 isoform X2, which translates to MRGAAKRKVVTSGRLTGGVKEQPPRRQVTPNPGPPAHPEPAYSLYSTDSEDQVATLHEGLDRCAALLGGILRADKAASPRLLKAVTGGAAKSRPPPSLGKKTIKKPPRKTAPVQRNSQSGQRGAGCTTPRATHQFTAPAAHAGVTLHPPQRHPAAPLRAHLPPPLTSILPSEPQSSPRPPLRQTDGLSASEGPHTHCKAARDREGEEEDFVPVRDIDTQSTAADTHTAVTRIYTCTADMSNMHLEPGQVAEIPQGTHSGENCSAETEVKAKTVQYLLGELKALIAGQGSVAERLLSHLEQTVSSPLMNVGISNIQTERVPDLSPLHNQNIELRRHVRILKQQLKEKEEAEEQQNMETLHNSEVMTLQEELTAAQSRLQELQDDLAELRKALEDTRSRLRGREAENAVVETDLEAARSKLVDMEREKSELASLAQQRLEEIGNLKRILQDRDSSDSADAADGSVPGALRPAEPPTERITQYLMSLGQRDPPRAEHECVAAEREGSPLENQTSVHLRDTPSHADVGSQQGDAPAETPAPHHNSHSQQARCSGGVQSCGPRPLNSTLSQCDAESVWSDWSMRSGSTFDTRDEAAFRDGLAALDASIASLQKTIQLDLRGSH; encoded by the exons ATGAGAGGAGCAGCGAAACGCAAG GTGGTGACTTCCGGGAGGCTGACCGGAGGAGTCAAAGAGCAGCCGCCCAGGAGACA AGTGACTCCGAATCCAGGGCCACCAGCCCACCCCGAGCCGGCCTACTCTCTGTACTCCACAGACTCAGAGGACCAG GTCGCCACTCTCCACGAGGGCCTGGACCGCTGTGCTGCCTTGCTCGGTGGCATCCTTCGGGCTGACAAGGCAG cctCGCCACGCCTCCTTAAAGCAGTGACAGGTGGAGCGGCCAAATCGAGACCACCCCCCTCGCTGGGGAAGAAGACCATCAAGAAACCACCGAGAAAGACAG CTCCAGTCCAGAGGAATTCTCAGTCAGGCCAGCGTGGAGCAGGATGCACGACTCCGAGAGCGACACACCAGTTCACCGCTCCAGCTGCACACGCAGGGGTGACGCTGCATCCGCCTCAGAGGCATCCTGCCGCCCCGCTGCGGGCTCATTTGCCCCCGCCCCTGACCTCCATCCTCCCTTCTGAACCCCAGTCATCTCCTCGGCCGCCTCTCCGTCAGACCGACGGCCTGTCTGCCTCTGAAGGGCCACACACTCACTGCAAAGCAGCGCgggacagagagggggaggaggaggactttgTGCCCGTGAGAGACATCGATACCCAAAGCACTgccgcagacacacacacggctgTCACACGCATATACACCTGTACCGCCGACATGTCAAACATGCATCTGGAGCCGGGGCAGGTCGCTGAAATCCCTCAGGGGACACACAGCGGGGAAAACTGCAGCGCAGAGACAGAAGTGAAAGCGAAGACAGTCCAGTATCTGCTGGGAGAACTCAAGGCTCTGATTGCTGGACAAG gcagtGTAGCAGAGAGACTGCTCAGTCATCTGGAGCAGACAGTGTCCTCACCACTGATGAATGTCGGCATTTCAAACATCCAGACTGAGCGTGTTCCAGACCTGTCACCACTACACAACCAGAACATTGAGCTCCGCAG gcacGTGAGGATTCTGAAACAGCAgttaaaggagaaagaggaagcagaggaacaACAGAACATGGAGACACTCCATAACTCAGAAG TGATGACTCTGCAGGAGGAGCTCACCGCCGCTCAGTCCCGACTGCAGGAGCTCCAGGATGACCTCGCAGAGCTACGGAAAGCCCTTGAGGACACGCGGAGCCggctgagaggcagagaggcagagaatgCCGTTGTCGAGACAG actTGGAAGCAGCCAGGAGCAAGTTGGTGGACATGGAGCGAGAGAAGAGTGAGTTGGCCTCCCTCGCCCAGCAAAGACTGGAAGAGATAGGAAACCTTAAGAG GATCCTTCAGGACCGGGATTCCTCAGATTCTGCCGACGCTGCTGACGGCTCGGTGCCGGGCGCCCTGCGTCCAGCAGAGCCGCCCACTGAGCGCATCACTCAGTACCTGATGTCTCTCGGCCAGCGGGACCCCCCACGCGCTGAGCATGAGTGCGTGGCtgcagagagggaaggaagcCCGCTAGAGAACCAGACCTCAGTCCACCTGAGGGACACGCCGTCACATGCTGATGTCGGATCTCAGCAAGGCGACGCGCCCGCAGAGACTCCAGCCCCTCACCACAACTCTCATTCCCAGCAGGCACGCTGTTCAGGCGGAGTCCAGTCGTGCGGGCCGCGGCCGCTGAACTCCACGCTGTCCCAGTGTGACGCGGAGTCTGTGTGGTCTGATTGGAGCATGAGGTCAGGGTCGACCTTTGACACCAGAGACGAGGCAGCGTTCAGAGACGGCCTGGCAGCACTGGACGCCAGCATAGCCAGTCTGCAGAAGACTATTCAGCTGGATTTGAGGGG